From the genome of Papaver somniferum cultivar HN1 chromosome 2, ASM357369v1, whole genome shotgun sequence, one region includes:
- the LOC113350900 gene encoding pentatricopeptide repeat-containing protein At4g18840-like yields the protein MDLARQVFNHLRRRDVGVWNALIGVMSNGCYREALDLFQDLEMDGFDPDETTLISTLTACRHIGDLNVGKKIHKCIEEKCIHGYAQDALDLYEEMLGTGLRPDGVTFVGVLCACSHAGLIDQGLHYFQSSMNTYKISPTAEHYGCIIDLLSRSGRLSEAYEIMLYEESTKSNYLEGTLKCL from the exons ATGGATTTAGCAAGACAGGTTTTTAATCATttgagaagaagagatgttgggGTTTGGAATGCACTTATAGGAGTTATGTCAAATGGGTGCTATAGAGAAGCCTTGGACTTGTTCCAAGACTTGGAAATGGATGGGTTCGATCCGGATGAAACAACACTGATTAGCACGTTAACTGCTTGCCGGCATATCGGAGATCTGAATGTTGGAAAGAAGATTCATAAATGCATAGAAGAGAAGTGCA TTCATGGGTATGCACAAGATGCACTTGATCTATACGAAGAAATGTTAGGTACTGGTTTGAGGCCAGATGGTGTCACATTTGTGGGTGTTTTATGTGCTTGTAGCCATGCTGGATTAATTGACCAAGGGCTGCATTACTTTCAGTCCTCGATGAATACCTATAAGATTTCTCCTACTGCTGAGCATTATGGATGCATCATAGACCTCCTTAGCAGGTCAGGACGCCTAAGCGAAGCATATGAAATCATGCTCTATGAAGAGTCAACCAAATCCAATTATTTGGAGGGCACTCTTAAGTGCTTGTAG
- the LOC113350901 gene encoding pentatricopeptide repeat-containing protein At5g08305-like: MDLPMKIFTHSSNRNQFAWNTIIRGFSISQNPEKALHIFIKMLRKTIEPESFTYAFVLKACAKMNAFQTGICSCYSIKDGYGNHLFVANTMIHFYASCANLGSARKLFDELYQPNAVTWNALISGYVQNGSLMRD; the protein is encoded by the coding sequence ATGGATCTACCAATGAAGATATTCACTCATTCTTCAAATCGTAATCAGTTTGCTTGGAATACCATCATTAGAGGCTTTTCAATTAGTCAAAACCCAGAAAAAGCTCTTCACATATTTATCAAAATGCTTAGAAAAACTATTGAGCCTGAAAGCTTTACATATGCTTTTGTACTTAAAGCGTGTGCGAAGATGAATGCGTTTCAGACAGGAATCTGTTCATGTTATAGTATTAAAGATGGGTATGGAAATCATTTGTTTGTTGCTAATACTATGATTCATTTTTACGCTTCGTGTGCAAATTTGGGTTCTGCAAGGAAGTTGTTTGATGAATTGTATCAACCAAATGCTGTGACGTGGAATGCTTTGATCTCGGGTTATGTACAGAATGGCTCGCTGATGAGGGACTGA